The DNA window GACGGACTGGAAGTAGAGGAAGCCCTGCATGGTGCCTCCGTCTTCGAGCGTGCCCTCGGGCATCGACTTGCGGAGCATGTCGCGGGTGGGCAGGGGCTCCTCGCATTGGTAGCCCCAGTAGGGCGGGCCTGGGTAGTACGGCCCATAGAAGGGCGAGCCCCATCCCCCGCGCCAACCCCAGCCGGAGCGCCAGCCGGGCCCCGCGCCCACGTAGAACGTGGAGGAGCGTCCCGAGCCGCCCGTGCCTTCGTCCATCATGGAGGAGGAGCGCTCCGCGGAGCCCACGGGGAAGGCGGGCAGCGCGGAGTAGCGGAAGCGCGACTGGGCGCCGATGAGCTGGAAGTCCTCGTTCTCGATGCGAAGGGTGCGGCCGCTGTGGTTCTCCAGTCGGACGTAGACGGGCGTGAGGGTGCCCTCCAGGTTCGACGGAGAGCCCTTCCACGCGGAGCCATCCGCCACCAGCTTCACGCCCGCGGCTTCCGCGACGGCGGTGTTCTTCCTGTCGGGAAGCACCTGCGCTTCCGTTGAGGGCCTGAGAGTCTTCTCCGTTGCACAGCCTGCCACCAGCAGCAGCACGGCGGTGGCGGGCACGAGCGCGCGCATGCGATGCCTCCTCGGGTTTCAAGGTAGGCAGTCGCGAGGGCCGGATGGGGTGAGGCGTCAAGGCTCCCCCGAGGCGGAGCCAGGGGGCGCGGGGCTTCATTGTCCGGCAGGTGGAGGCGTGGGCTCCGCGGCGGCGTGAGGCCAGGCGGGCGAGGTGAGTCCGCTCCAGTCCTGTCGCCGCGCCCAGTCCTCGAAGGTGCTCCAGCGCACGTCGGGGTAGTCGCGGCGCAGCGTCACGACGTTCGCGTGGTAGCCCACGCGGTCCAGCCATTCGTACATGGTGGCGAGGTCCTCGCTGCGCTCGCGGATGTAGTCGAGGGGGATTTGTTCGAAGTGGATGCGGTGGCCGCTCACCATGGAGAGCAGGCCGGCGGCCTGCTGGCCCGTCACCTCGTCGGAGGCGACATCGATGCGGCGGTCCATGTGGCGCTCGGCGTCCTCGAGGACGCGGGTGGCGAGCGCGCCCAGGTCGTCGATGGCCACCATCTGGAGACCCCGGGTGGGAGGCAGGCCCAGGGCGAGGACCCCGGCCTTGAGTCCCTCCTCGAACATGGGGCTGTTGAAGTTCTCCATGAAGAAGGTGGGGCCGAGGATGGTGAAGGGCAGGCCGCTGCGGCGCACGTGGAGCTCGACGCGGTGCTTGCTGTCGAAGTGGGGGATGCCCGTGAGCCGGTCCGCTCCGGCGACGGACGAGTAGACGAAGTGCTTCACCTCGGCCATGCGGGCGGCGTCCACCTGGTTCATGCCGTGGCGGATTTCGGCTTCGACGCCGGCTTCGAAGGGGGTGGCGACGGCGTAGAAGGCATCCACACCCTCCGCGGCGCGGGTGAGGGTGGGAAGGTCGTCGAAGTCACCGACGGCCAGCTCGACGCCCAGGGCTTCGAGTTCCTGGGCGGCGGGGGAGTCCGCGCTGCGGACGTAGCCGACGACGCGGTGGCCTCGTTGCCGGAGGTGGCGCGCCACGGAGCCGCCTTGCAGGCCGGTGGCTCCGGCGACGAGCACGGAAAGGAAGTGGGCCCTGGGCATGTGTGAACCTCGCGACAGACAGTCCTGACGGCTTTGGGGAAGTTGGGGATGGAGGGGAGCGCTGACGAGCACGGGAAAGGGGCCGCTCGTGCCCCTGGCTGGGCCCGTGGCATGTTGCTGCCTGCCCATGAGCAAGCGAGACACACCGAAGGACTCCGCGCTGGTCGAAGCCGCCCGCTCGTTGGAGGAGGGGCTGACGCGGTTCGAGGCCCTGAGCCAGCAATTGCAGGGGTTGCCCTTGCAGTCGGAGAAGCACCTGGAGCGCGCCTCGGCGACGCTCGCGTCGTTGGCGGACATGGACGAGGACCTGCGCGTTCGCATCACCACGTTGGTGGGCGCCATCTCCCAGGTGCGAGACAGGCAGCAGGCGCAAGCCGAGGCCGTGCATGCGCGAGCGCAGGAGCTTCAGCAGCGCACGGAGGTCTTCAAGGACCTGCTCGTGCGGTACGGCGCGGTGGGGCAGAGCGCGGGCGACCTGAACATGCGGATGCAGGAGTTCGCGGCGCGTCGGCAGCAGGCGAAGACGGCCGAGGAGCACGCGGAGGTGGTGGCCGCGTTCCAGGCGCTCCAGGACCGGATGAAGGAGGTCGCGGAGGAGGCGCAAGCCGTGGCGCAGTCCGCGGAGGAGCGCGACTTCAACGACATCGCCCGCCAGGCGGACTCACTGCGCCAGCAACTGCTGGCCGCTCGCAACAAGATGGCGCTGCTGCACAAGAGCCTGGGCGGTGGGTGAGGCGGCGCCGCGACTCAGCTCAGATACGTGGGTGCGAACTCATCCGGGCTGTCGATGGGGCGGCGTCCCGAGAAGCCGTCATACATCCCATGCCAGTGCGACACGGCGGGCTCGCCCAGCCGCCAGCACAGGTACACCGGCTCTTCTCCCCGGTGCGCGCGGAAGTCGACCAGCCCCTGCGCCCCTTTGATTTCCAGCCCCATCTCGTGGAACTCACGCAGCTCCAGGCGCACCTTCTCCAGCAGCGCGTCGCGCTCCTCGCGCAGCGCCTCGTGGTTCGCCAGGGCCTTGCCCTCGGGAGTGCCCAGCGTCTCCACGAGCTGCTGCACGCGCTCCACCCACGGGCGGATGTGCTCGAAGGTTCGGCTCAGGAGCGGCACCAGCCGGTTCGCCTCGTCCACGTTGAAGTAGCGCATCACCCCTGAGCATGCAGCGGCCCCCCAGGCGTCGCCACGAAAGCTTTTGCTGAGCTTGGACAACCGCTCGGACCACACACTCGATGTGAGGACGTCTCGACGCTCAGCCCCGCAGCAGCGAGGGGTGGTTGTCCTGTAGCCACCGTTGCGCCGTGTCCCGCAGGGGGAAGGTGTCCTCTTGTTGAAGGAACGCCGCCGAGTGCCCCCGCGCGCAGCGCCCCTCCGAATCCAGCCCGTCCCCCTCTTCTTCATGCAGGTCCGCATGAAGCATCGAGTGGAACACCAGGTAGTCCACGACGAACGCCGGCACATGCGGCCGGTCCAGCGCGGGGTGGATGCGAATCTCCCGCAGCCGCGCGTCGTAGCCCCCGAGGTGGATGCTCCGCCGCCGCCCCTTCGCCGGACGCCGCGCCCAGCCGATGTCCACGCGCACCCGGCCGTCGAACCACTCGGCGTCGAGCCTCGCCAGGATGGCGCGCAGGTCGAAGCACCGCCCCCGGGAGCGCAAGGGCTTGCCGGGCCGTCGCTCGCGCCGCACCAGGCCCTGCCGCTCGTGGGCGTAGCCCTCCAGCCGCTCCGCCGCGCTCGCATCGGAGCGGGCGACATAGCGCGCGATGGCCTGCGCCACGTCGTCAGGCGCGTCGAGGAAGAGGTGGTGCAGCCGCAGCCTCAGCCCCGAGTCCACATGGCGGAAGCTCACCAGCGTGGCGCGGTTGTCGGTGAGCCGCAGATGGACCGGCACGCCCAGCCGCTGGGACAGCCGCCGAGCCAGGTCCGCGGCCTGGAGCAGCGCCTCCTCCCGCTCCGGCAGGCGACGCTCGGAGGAAGAGGCCACTTCATCCGGGCCACGCGTCCCCCCTTCCCGCGCGTCGGTGTCGAACAAGCCGAGCTGTGAAGGGGAATCGCCGCCCATGGGTCCCCGAAGGTATGCCCATGGAGCGGGGTTTTCCAGCGGTCCGAAGGGCCGTGTCAGCGGGCCGGTTGCAGATAGGACACGCGGAAGGACTCCTCCACCGCGCTCCCGGTGACACGCGCCTCCAGCAGCTCGTAGCCCATCAGCGCGAACACGCGGTCGCGATAGAAGATGGGGCGCGCGTTGCCATACCAGTCCACGCACGACGTGCTGCACGAGTCGTCATACGGCGAGGTCTCCGAGGCCTTCAGCGTCCCCAGGTTCGACAACTTCAGGTCCGGGTCCACGCGCATGAAGGACACCTCCGCCGAGCCGTAGCGCAGGTGACTCCACTGTCCCCCCTGGAGCCGCAGCGGAAGTCCCAGCACGCCGCCTCCGTCCGCACCCGCCGGCTTGAAGAAGAAGCCATGGCTGCGAGTCTCGCCTTGCGTCGAGCCCTGGTGCCGGAAGTAGCCGCGCCGCTCGGGCCCGCCGTCCCCCAGCGCCAGCGAGGTGAGGTGCAGGCCCGCTGGGTCGTCACCCACCACCAGCGCGCCCTGGGGACCCAGCGGCTCCAGCCGGAGCACCGTGTGCCCCAGTGAGAGCCGGTGAACCTCCCGAGGCCAGCGCAGGTCCGTCACCCAGACCGCCTGCTCGCCCGGAGTCGTGCTCCACGAGTCCTTCGCCTCGCCCGAGCCCCACAGCACGTGGTTGCCCACGAAGCGATTCTGCCGGAGGCCCTGCGTGGGGCCCGGCAGCACGGTGAAGTGCTCCGGTCGGAACGGCGCCAGCTCCTGTGAGAAGTCGGAGAGCGGCGCGCGCATCAGCGCCATGGGCCCGTCGACCTCGGACAGCTCCCGGCCCCATCTCGCGCTGCCCATGCCCTCGGACACGAGCAGCGCATCCAGGTGCCCGTCCTCATTCTCCCGGAGGGAGAACGCATCCGTGGGGCTGCCGCGCGTGCGCAGGGCCGTGGGCTCGCCGCCATCCAGCGGCAGCCGGTACACCACCGAGTCCCGGACCCGCTCCGGGTCGTACTTCTCACCCTCGACGGTCCACGACTCGAAGCCCGGAGAGACCCAGGCGTACACCGCGTCTCGCGACACGTAGAAGGTGTTCGAGCGAGGCCCCATCAGCGCGCTCGCCGTGCACGAGAAGTCGCGCGCGTTCAGGTCGCACCGCACCACCGTGTGCAGCATGGGCCACAAGGTGGTCTGCAAGGGTTTGTAGATGTCCATCCGCGAGAGGACGGGGTTCCACTCGGAGAACCCGGTGCCGCTCAGCCACGTGCGCACCCTGGGCAGCTCCGGCTGCTGTCCCCGCAGGCCCGAGAGGGTGATGGGCATGTAGAAGACCAGGGTGCCATTCACCAGCCGGCTCGCGTAGCCACGGGCCGAGTAGTAGTCGCTGGAGCCGATGAAGTGCGTGCCCTCGTGGGTCAGCCCGCCCGCGTCGTCGAGTCGGAAGAGGGCAATCTCCGTGGACCGCAGGGAGTAGCTGTAGCCCACGACGATGACGCGGCGGCCATGCACCAGCATCTCGTCGTACCAGGTGCTGCTGTAGAGCCCGCGGGGATAGGCGGCCACCTGGGCCACCGGCTGCAACGCGCCTTCCACCTGTCGCACGGTGAAGAGCCGCCCTCGGCGCAGGACGACGAACCAGTCCCCCACCGCCTTGACGATGTCACCCTCGTCGACGCCGGACTCCTGGTTGTGGGTGATGGACGGGTCCTGTGGGGGCGGTGCCGGTGCGAGCGCCTCGCCATCTCCACTCGAGCCACCGCAACCCAGGACGGGGCCTCCGCCCTCCCAGAGGCTGTCACGAATCCTCGCCAGCAATTCCAGGTGGAAGTCGAACGCCTGCTCCGTGCCGAAGCGCTCCAACCGCGTGAAGGTGATGGCCTCCACCTCCGCGCGCGTGAGCGGCCGGCGCTCGGGGGGGCACGCGGAGATGACGAGGGCGAGCAGCAGGCCCGAGAGGAGGTGGCGACGGTGGAGGCGTGGGGGACGCATGGGACTGCTCCGCAGAGCAAGGCCCATACCAAGGGTGTGAGCTGTCTTCCCAGAGGCACGGAGCCTTCGGAGGGGGCCCCGCACCCCGGGCCGTCATGACAGATGTGTCAGGGATGCAGTTACGTCACGCCTCGCGGCACAGCCGGTCCACGCGGCCCAGCAGCGTGGGCCTGCGCGCATCGCCGTGCATGTGCTGGAGGTGCTCCGCGGCGACGGTGGTGCTCAGGCCCACGGCGGTGACGAAGAGGGGGCGCTGGCTCTGGCCTCTGAGCACGGGGAGCGCGAGGTTGCTGGAGTGGAAGGCCGTCTTCGCCACGCCGATGACGGGCACCGCGCGGCCCAGCGCTTCGTACAGATGCGCGCCCAGGCCGGGCCTGTCCTGACCCAGCCATACATAGCCATCCACGATGATGGCCTCCAGCGTCTCGGGCACTCGCGCGAGCACCCGGAGCAGGTGTGGCAGCTCGCGCCGGTAGAACTGCCCTGGCTCATAGGACTCGGCGGGAGGCCCGCGCTCCACGTGGTGCGCGGCCTCGACGGCGTCCGTCCAGTCGCGGAACACGACACACGCGGCCACGGTGACATCCGGGCGGTAGTCCACGTCCACGCAGGCGAGCATCGTCCGCTCCAAGGAGGTCAGGGGACGTCGTAGGTCCCGATGTCCACGGCCGCCGCGCGGAGCTGCTCGAGCACCTTCGGCTGGGGCCATGCCGTGGTGCGATAGCGCACCGGCCACAGCTCCGGCACACGCGTGAGGCAGCCCGGGGCCAGTCGCTGCACGACGGGGAAGGGCACGCTGAGAAGCTCTTCCTCGCCCAGGGCCAGGACGACCACGTCCGTCTCCGGCAGGAGCGCGTCCACGTCCTCGCTCCAACTGCACCAGGAGAGCGGCGACTCGTCCTTCTCGCGACTCAACGCGCCGTAGCTGGCGACGAACAGGTCCACGCCCTGCGCCTCATGCTGCTCCTCCAGGAACTCCTTCTGGGCGGTGTACTCGCCCATGGCCAGGCGCACGTGCGCGCGGCGGATGCGCAGCGCGAGCGCGTCCTGTCCGGCCCTGCGGTACGGCACCACTCGGCCCGAGTCGTCCACGGTGTAGAGGGCCGGAGAGATGCTGCGCGCGCTGGCCTCGAACTCACGCTCACCCAGCTCGCACAGCCGGCTCACCGTGGCGGCGTCCTGGTCTCCGGCGATGACCAGCGTGGAGCGCGTGGGGATGACGGCGATGGGGCGTCCCGACACGCGCCCGGAGAAGGACGCGAGGAAGCCCGGGAGCAACAGCCGCGAGGTCTCATACGAGTCCTCCGAGTCCACCGACCAGATGGGGCTGGGCCGCTCCTCCTGGAGGTCCACGCCCACGTCCTGGATTCGCGCGAGGTTGGCGAAGGCGGTGACGAAGGCCTCCTCCTCGGAGATGCCCCACTCGTTGAGGTGCTCGTATTGCACGTACATGGATGCGTCGGGCTGGTCCACCACCAGCAGCTCACGCAGGAAGGGGAGGGTGTGGCGCGCCACCAACGTGCGCGTCGGAGCGTCCGCCGGAGGCGCCATCACACCGAACGCGGCCGAGCGCACCACGGGCAACAACTGGGATTGGACTTCCTCCCAGGTGGACTGCCTGTCCCGCGTCTTCGCGAAGGCCCCGAGGAAGCGTCGGATGACGTGCGCGCGCTGTTCGGGAGACAGCTCGCGGGTCTCCGTGAAGAGGTTCTCGAGGAACGTCTGGACGGACTCGCCGTCCTTCGTGAAGTGCAGGCCGTAGTCGTCCTGCAGGCGCCGCACTTCCTCGACCGAGGGGTCTTCGGCCAGCGCGGCCTCCACCTCGCGAAGCAGATACTCACGCGGGCTCACCACTTCCTTCGAGCCCGCGTCTTCCTTCCCGCCACCAAAGAGCTTCTTCCAGAACCCCATGCGCGCTTCCTACTACAGGCCGAGGTACGTGAGCAGCGCCCCCAAGTCCTCGTTGGACAGTGCCTCCATGCTGTACGCGGGCATGTTGCCGCCGATGCCGAAGAACTGCCCGTGCCGCACCTTCTCGATGATGACCAGGGAATGCGGGACTCCCGGGAAGGTCGTGTCGTAGTCGCGCGTCACCTCCGGAAGAATGGAGGCCAGCTCCGTCAGCCGACCCTTCCCGGTGTGAGTCTCGCCGTGACACTCCTGACAGGCGGCTTGATACACGGTGCGTCCACGCTCCGCGCTCCCGCGAGGCACGTCGCGCACGTCCTTCACCACCGTGTAGGGCAGGGCGGAGGACTCCGCCTCCGGGCTGATGCTCGCGAGGTACTCGTACAGCGCGCGGCTCTGCGGAGAGTCCGCGGGCAGCTTCTGCACGCCGCGCATGAAGCTGACGTAGCAGAAGTTCACCGCGTCCAGCAGGTTCGTCTCATAGCCGCCCCACCAGGTCTTCCGGCCCACCACGTTGTACAGCGTGTAGCCGGAGTCCATCCGTCCGCCCTGCGGCGTGGGCGTGGTCGCGTGGCACGTCGAACAGGAGAAGCTGTTGAACTGGCTCTCCGACAGCCGCGCGTCGTGGAACAGCAGCTTGCCGTACTCCACCGCCGTCGCGGGCTTCGCGTCGTCACCGCAGGCGGACGTCAGCGCCAGCAGCACCATCCACGGCAGGGCCTTCCAGTGGGCTGTCTTCATCGCGGGCCTCCGAGGATGCTCACCGAGTCGGGGAAGATGCCCACGCGCACGGTATTCACCACCGTGCCCTGGGCCAGGTCCACCGAGTGCAGCGTGCCCGGACTCAGCCGGTTTCCCTCGCAGACGACGAGCGCGTGGCTGCCGTCCGGCGTCAGGTGTGCCTGGTGCACGTTGAGGCAGCCCGCGGGCGCCAGGTCCAGCTCGCGGCGGATGGCTCCGGTGTCCACGTCGATGACGTTCAGGGTCTCCACGCCCTGCACGGGCACGTACAGCGTCTTCCCGTCCGCGCTGAAGTCGCCAAACATGGGCGCGCCCGGGAGGCGAATCGCACGCGCGGGATTCATCGCGCGAGTCTTCGCCTCGAGAAGCTGAAGCTCGCGGCTGGCCATCGAGCTGACCCAGACGTCGCCCGTGGTGGGAGACATCGTCAGCGCGTAGGGCTGATGCCGGGGCGTCACGGCGGTGCCCGCGCTGGCGGAGACCTTGACGAGCTTGGGCTTCTCCGTGGGCGTGGTGAGGTCGACGATGGCGACCTCGTCGGACCAGCACGCGACGTAGGCGGTGCGCTCGTCCGGAGACAGGCGCACGGCGTGCGGCGCGGGACACACCGTCACCATGGACTTGCGAGTCATCGTCTTCGCGTCGATGACCGCCATCCGCGCGAACATCTCCTCCTGGGTACCACCGCGGCGAGCGACCTCGGTGATTTTCAGTGTGTCGAAGTGCGTCTGGTACAGCGTGTTGCCGTCCTTGCTGACGATGACGTCGCCCGGGTTGGGGTCCACGCGCACCGAGCCCACCATGCGGTGGGTGCGTGCATCCATCTTGAGGCAGTAGCCGTCATCGGCGCCCGTGCCGTGCGCGCCGTGAGGACCGGAGCCGCCGCCGGGCACGTAGTTGGAGATGCCGACGTAGTAGGCAGTGCCATCCGGTGACACGGCGGTGTGGTGGGGGCCTTCCAGCTCCACGGGGTTGAGGCCCACCGGCACCCGCGCCAGCTCCTTCCAGCCGGGCTTCGTCGCGCCGTCCAGCTCCAGCAGGCTGACGGTGTCATCCATGCTGTTGGTGATGATGACGCGGCCCCCGGGGCCAGGAGGCGGAATCCCGGTGCCCGCCGCCCAGGGCTCTGGATGCGTGTACTGAAGTCCGTCCGGAGGCTTCACTCCGTCGAAGGGACTCGCGTCCTCGCCGCAGGACGCGAGCAGCAACCCCAGCGCGGGAAGCCAGACGCGGGAGAGCCTCATGGGGTCCCCTTCTGGACGTGCAAGGTGACGGGTTGGGGCAGGCGGTAGGGGCCTTCGGTGATGCGGTTCTGGAGCAGGTACGCGCTGATGACCTGCACGGACAGCTCCTGCCCGGCGCTGGCCTTGAGCGTGTCCCACGTCGCCGCGTCGAGCTGCCAGTCCAGGTTCGACGTGAGCATCTCCACCGGGCACGTGCGCCCGGGGATGGTCACGCGCACCCAGTAGATGTCTCCGGTGAAGGGCGGAAGATGCGCATGGGCGGTGGGCAGCACCCACTCGCCCACGCGGGCCAGCATCGTGCGCGCGGTGTCGAAGGCGCTCGACGGCACGGGGCTCGGCTGCGCGCTGGCCAGCGTGGAGCTCCAGGTCCAGCGAGGAGGCGCGGCGCTCGCGTCGTACGACGCTCCGCTCTGGGGGGAGGTGAGCCGGGCGACATCGGCGTTCGCCGTCGCGCGGGCCTCCGCGTCCACCAGCGCGCGCCACGCTTCGT is part of the Myxococcus landrumus genome and encodes:
- a CDS encoding NmrA/HSCARG family protein, encoding MPRAHFLSVLVAGATGLQGGSVARHLRQRGHRVVGYVRSADSPAAQELEALGVELAVGDFDDLPTLTRAAEGVDAFYAVATPFEAGVEAEIRHGMNQVDAARMAEVKHFVYSSVAGADRLTGIPHFDSKHRVELHVRRSGLPFTILGPTFFMENFNSPMFEEGLKAGVLALGLPPTRGLQMVAIDDLGALATRVLEDAERHMDRRIDVASDEVTGQQAAGLLSMVSGHRIHFEQIPLDYIRERSEDLATMYEWLDRVGYHANVVTLRRDYPDVRWSTFEDWARRQDWSGLTSPAWPHAAAEPTPPPAGQ
- a CDS encoding DUF2203 domain-containing protein codes for the protein MRYFNVDEANRLVPLLSRTFEHIRPWVERVQQLVETLGTPEGKALANHEALREERDALLEKVRLELREFHEMGLEIKGAQGLVDFRAHRGEEPVYLCWRLGEPAVSHWHGMYDGFSGRRPIDSPDEFAPTYLS
- a CDS encoding beta-propeller domain-containing protein, which produces MRPPRLHRRHLLSGLLLALVISACPPERRPLTRAEVEAITFTRLERFGTEQAFDFHLELLARIRDSLWEGGGPVLGCGGSSGDGEALAPAPPPQDPSITHNQESGVDEGDIVKAVGDWFVVLRRGRLFTVRQVEGALQPVAQVAAYPRGLYSSTWYDEMLVHGRRVIVVGYSYSLRSTEIALFRLDDAGGLTHEGTHFIGSSDYYSARGYASRLVNGTLVFYMPITLSGLRGQQPELPRVRTWLSGTGFSEWNPVLSRMDIYKPLQTTLWPMLHTVVRCDLNARDFSCTASALMGPRSNTFYVSRDAVYAWVSPGFESWTVEGEKYDPERVRDSVVYRLPLDGGEPTALRTRGSPTDAFSLRENEDGHLDALLVSEGMGSARWGRELSEVDGPMALMRAPLSDFSQELAPFRPEHFTVLPGPTQGLRQNRFVGNHVLWGSGEAKDSWSTTPGEQAVWVTDLRWPREVHRLSLGHTVLRLEPLGPQGALVVGDDPAGLHLTSLALGDGGPERRGYFRHQGSTQGETRSHGFFFKPAGADGGGVLGLPLRLQGGQWSHLRYGSAEVSFMRVDPDLKLSNLGTLKASETSPYDDSCSTSCVDWYGNARPIFYRDRVFALMGYELLEARVTGSAVEESFRVSYLQPAR
- a CDS encoding endonuclease V, which produces MLACVDVDYRPDVTVAACVVFRDWTDAVEAAHHVERGPPAESYEPGQFYRRELPHLLRVLARVPETLEAIIVDGYVWLGQDRPGLGAHLYEALGRAVPVIGVAKTAFHSSNLALPVLRGQSQRPLFVTAVGLSTTVAAEHLQHMHGDARRPTLLGRVDRLCREA
- a CDS encoding DUF1444 family protein, with product MGFWKKLFGGGKEDAGSKEVVSPREYLLREVEAALAEDPSVEEVRRLQDDYGLHFTKDGESVQTFLENLFTETRELSPEQRAHVIRRFLGAFAKTRDRQSTWEEVQSQLLPVVRSAAFGVMAPPADAPTRTLVARHTLPFLRELLVVDQPDASMYVQYEHLNEWGISEEEAFVTAFANLARIQDVGVDLQEERPSPIWSVDSEDSYETSRLLLPGFLASFSGRVSGRPIAVIPTRSTLVIAGDQDAATVSRLCELGEREFEASARSISPALYTVDDSGRVVPYRRAGQDALALRIRRAHVRLAMGEYTAQKEFLEEQHEAQGVDLFVASYGALSREKDESPLSWCSWSEDVDALLPETDVVVLALGEEELLSVPFPVVQRLAPGCLTRVPELWPVRYRTTAWPQPKVLEQLRAAAVDIGTYDVP
- a CDS encoding c-type cytochrome, with protein sequence MKTAHWKALPWMVLLALTSACGDDAKPATAVEYGKLLFHDARLSESQFNSFSCSTCHATTPTPQGGRMDSGYTLYNVVGRKTWWGGYETNLLDAVNFCYVSFMRGVQKLPADSPQSRALYEYLASISPEAESSALPYTVVKDVRDVPRGSAERGRTVYQAACQECHGETHTGKGRLTELASILPEVTRDYDTTFPGVPHSLVIIEKVRHGQFFGIGGNMPAYSMEALSNEDLGALLTYLGL
- a CDS encoding YncE family protein, translated to MRLSRVWLPALGLLLASCGEDASPFDGVKPPDGLQYTHPEPWAAGTGIPPPGPGGRVIITNSMDDTVSLLELDGATKPGWKELARVPVGLNPVELEGPHHTAVSPDGTAYYVGISNYVPGGGSGPHGAHGTGADDGYCLKMDARTHRMVGSVRVDPNPGDVIVSKDGNTLYQTHFDTLKITEVARRGGTQEEMFARMAVIDAKTMTRKSMVTVCPAPHAVRLSPDERTAYVACWSDEVAIVDLTTPTEKPKLVKVSASAGTAVTPRHQPYALTMSPTTGDVWVSSMASRELQLLEAKTRAMNPARAIRLPGAPMFGDFSADGKTLYVPVQGVETLNVIDVDTGAIRRELDLAPAGCLNVHQAHLTPDGSHALVVCEGNRLSPGTLHSVDLAQGTVVNTVRVGIFPDSVSILGGPR